The nucleotide window GTGGGGACCACCCGCGTTGCGCGGATCGATCCAGAAGACCATGGTGCCGTCGGGCTGGGCCAGGTTCTTGACCCGGGCGCAGGAGCCGGAGATGCCCCAGGCCGAGTCGTGGCCGTTGTTGCCGAAACTGCGGACGCCGGTCGCATTCAGGTGTTGGGTGAAGATGCCCAGGCTGCCGCGGCTGAGGTCGCCCCAGGCCACGAACAGCCCGCCCTGGTTGTCCGCCCGCAGGGCGGGCGCGATGGCGTCGGCGCCCAGGTCGGCGCGATCCACCACCACCGTCCCGTCGTTGCCCCACTGGCGCACGCCGGAGGAGTTGAGCTTCTGCGCATAGATGGAGCTGTAGGTTTCGGCGCGGCCGTCCTGCCAGACGATGAAAGCGCCGCCGGCGCCATCGCCCAGCACGCGGGCCTGCTGCTGGTGGCCGGGGGCCAGGGTGACGGGCACGCCACCGGCTCCCCACATGGCCGTGTTGCCGACGGTCACCTTCTGGCAGTAGACGTCGGCCAGGGTGTTGCCCGGGTCGTTGCGGTTGTCCTCCCACATGAGCAGGGTCGCGCCGTCCCCGGCATAGGAGAGGCGGGGATTCTTCTCCGCGTTGAAGGCCTGGGCGGCGATGGGAATGCCACCCACGGCGAAGCTGGGCTGCAGGTTGGCGTTGTAATGCTGCAGGTAGATGTCGCCGGCGCTGTCGTTGCGCAGGTCCACCCAGGACACGAAGCAGCCCGTGCCGCCGTCCCAGGTCACCTTGACCGAGTGCTGGCTCCCCGGGACCTGCACCACCGGCACGCCGCCGGCGCCGTTGACGAGGGTGCCGGCGGCCGTCACATGCTCGATGTAGAGGTTGTCGTCTGCGGCGTCCCGCTTGTCCACCCAGGCCAGGAAGGCGCCGCCCTGTCCGTCGTGCTCCATGGTGAGGGCCTCCTGGTCGCCCACCTCCCCCACGACGAGCAGGCCGTTGGGCAGAAAGGCGGCGGGAATGGAGCCCGCGGCCGTCACATGGGAGATGTAGATGTCCCAGGTGGAGCCGCGGTGGTCCGTCCAGGCCACCCAGGATCCGCCCGCGCCGTCGATGCAGTGGCTCTTGGACATGTTCTCGCTGCCGTTGGCGCAGGCCGTGCACATCACGACGCCGTCGGCCGGCCAGCCCGGGGCGAAGGCGCCTGAGCCGCCCGGGCCGTCCACCAGGCGATTGACGTAGATGTCGCCGCGCGGATCCTCGGCGAAATCGATCCAGCTGACGATGGCGCCGCCGGCCCCGTCGCCGATCAGGACCGGGTCCTCCTGGCGGATGGGGCCGTTGTTGACGATGAGCGCGTCCACGGCCCCGCCGTTGGAACTCCAGAGGGCCGGCTGGCCGGGCGTGGCGGCGCTCAGCTTCTGGGCGAAGAGGTCGCGCATGCCGAAGCGGGTGTCGGACCAGCTGATGATGAACTCGCCGGGTCCCCCTTCCTCGGCCGTGCGCTGCCACTCGATGTGGTAGCCCTGGCGGACGGCCGCCCCATCCGGCTGGTTCCAGTAGAGGGGCGGGTCCACGGCGGAGGCGCAGGCCACCAGGCCCAGCAGGCCGGTTCCCCTCAGGGCAAGCCTGCTCCAGGTTTGGCGCGGGGTGCGTCGCATGTCATTCCCTTTCTATGCGTGTTCGAGTTGCTCAGCGGGCCAGGGGGTCGTCCAGGATGAGCAGGCCGTCGATCTGGTCGGCCACATAGATGCGGCCGCCGTCCAGCTTGATGCGCCGGGCGTAGCTGCTCGACTGCTGCCAGCGGGGGAGGGGACGGGCGGGGTCGCGCAGGTCCGCCACGATCACCCCGCGGGAGCTGTTGGCCAGGTAGGCGTGGCGGCCGCCCAGTTCCACGTCCAGGGTGGTGCCGCCCGGTTTGAGGACGCTGCGCAGGTAGGGTCGGTTGGGGGCGGAGACATCCA belongs to bacterium and includes:
- a CDS encoding FlgD immunoglobulin-like domain containing protein; amino-acid sequence: MRRTPRQTWSRLALRGTGLLGLVACASAVDPPLYWNQPDGAAVRQGYHIEWQRTAEEGGPGEFIISWSDTRFGMRDLFAQKLSAATPGQPALWSSNGGAVDALIVNNGPIRQEDPVLIGDGAGGAIVSWIDFAEDPRGDIYVNRLVDGPGGSGAFAPGWPADGVVMCTACANGSENMSKSHCIDGAGGSWVAWTDHRGSTWDIYISHVTAAGSIPAAFLPNGLLVVGEVGDQEALTMEHDGQGGAFLAWVDKRDAADDNLYIEHVTAAGTLVNGAGGVPVVQVPGSQHSVKVTWDGGTGCFVSWVDLRNDSAGDIYLQHYNANLQPSFAVGGIPIAAQAFNAEKNPRLSYAGDGATLLMWEDNRNDPGNTLADVYCQKVTVGNTAMWGAGGVPVTLAPGHQQQARVLGDGAGGAFIVWQDGRAETYSSIYAQKLNSSGVRQWGNDGTVVVDRADLGADAIAPALRADNQGGLFVAWGDLSRGSLGIFTQHLNATGVRSFGNNGHDSAWGISGSCARVKNLAQPDGTMVFWIDPRNAGGPHVYLQKLSRANGAPVFPNNGIPVALGLAGGQINYQVLADGAGGAYVLIEAGSESAQRAWLSRIDGNGQPVWDGPRPVTPGFDEQSGLEYQERTRLLRAGNRLIVAWSGVDTDYSDFLAEVGVQAFDEAGNVLWGDDGLRITSTPSIHEKLSDIALGPNGGVYLMWDSGNWQDTNVMAQLVNAQGQPVLAAGGVVFAGGAGKQEQAIAVAGDHGNVLGLWLDYTAEFSNSDLIMNSMNSAGTVEWTANVDLRPQSQKTPVLVSDRQGGAFIAYTDFSNGQNDDVYAQHVLADGSLAWDETSTPVGVGAGTQEDVAATVVPRGGWSGLVLAMASEEAGDTTGYKDLWARDSHVNPQGGAIGEHRYEGQVLHFFHTQREPFLSHDLADGVYLSWVDMRASGKEDLKDVYTTRLHRSGEDTGVEGPPAQVRGFQLAQNVPNPFNPETAIEFQILRAAEVRLEVFDLQGRLVRTLEQGPLGVGTHRRVFDGRDASGTPVASGLYIYRLQAGGHEESRSMLLLK